The following coding sequences lie in one Capnocytophaga stomatis genomic window:
- a CDS encoding nucleotidyltransferase family protein, with product MNTTLVILAAGLGSRFGSDKQLQEIYNGNALFDYGIFDALEAGFSDVVMIIRTEIDQLTKTHLEKRFKGVPVSFVYQDLQNPKGIERQKPWGTGHAMLCVKDVVKNPFLIINADDYYGKDAFTFMAKALKSGKNKTFFSAGYLLRNTLSENGTVSRGICKVDKNNHLQSIVEATKLIKVNETTVLDQETGINYDINDFVSMNFWGFTPEIFPMTEKLFADFVEANRDKPKAEFFIPLIVQHAIEKEGYVLEVLPNNDAWFGMTYREDLEKVKKEIENLTKSGKYPENF from the coding sequence ATGAATACAACATTAGTAATTTTAGCTGCAGGCTTAGGTAGCCGTTTCGGTTCAGATAAGCAATTACAGGAAATTTATAACGGAAATGCTTTATTTGACTACGGGATTTTCGACGCCCTCGAAGCTGGTTTCTCAGATGTAGTTATGATTATCAGAACGGAAATTGACCAATTAACTAAAACGCATTTAGAAAAACGTTTTAAAGGAGTGCCTGTTTCATTCGTTTATCAAGATTTACAAAATCCGAAAGGAATTGAGCGTCAAAAACCTTGGGGAACCGGACACGCAATGCTTTGTGTGAAAGACGTTGTAAAAAATCCTTTCTTAATTATCAATGCCGATGATTATTACGGAAAAGATGCCTTTACTTTTATGGCAAAAGCCTTAAAATCAGGAAAAAATAAAACTTTCTTCTCTGCCGGTTACCTATTAAGAAACACACTAAGCGAAAACGGAACCGTATCACGAGGAATCTGTAAAGTAGATAAAAACAATCATTTACAGTCAATTGTAGAGGCTACAAAACTTATAAAAGTAAATGAAACTACTGTTTTAGACCAAGAAACAGGAATAAACTACGATATCAATGATTTTGTTTCTATGAATTTCTGGGGATTCACGCCTGAAATTTTCCCAATGACAGAAAAACTTTTTGCAGATTTCGTTGAAGCAAACAGAGATAAACCAAAAGCTGAGTTTTTTATTCCGTTAATCGTTCAGCACGCTATTGAAAAAGAAGGCTATGTTTTGGAAGTCCTTCCAAATAACGATGCTTGGTTCGGGATGACTTACCGTGAGGACTTGGAAAAAGTTAAAAAGGAAATAGAAAACTTAACTAAAAGCGGAAAATATCCTGAAAATTTTTAA
- a CDS encoding phosphotransferase, with the protein MKTTAEKIAPLFDLKGEIISVEPFGNGHINYTFLVKTTEDEYVLQGININVFKKPHAIIKNIELLWETVSDNNIILNMLPVKTGGYSVETENAVWRTVPFAKNYVAYEFVEEAWQAEKAASAYATFIKTFEKIDTDKLQDTIPDFHNGPKRFQQLEDAYAQAKPERIKKAQHLYDFAKSHKVIFDEVKKAVDEKRIPIRVTHNDTKINNVLINKDNPNDFKVIDLDTVMQGILLYDFGDMVRTSVSPTNENELDDSKIVFNTSFFEAICKGFSVMKNVMTETEKDMILDGAKYMIFIIGVRFLTDYFNNDIYFKTHFEDENFIRARNQFVLLQRLEEKEAELREITAKCFK; encoded by the coding sequence ATGAAAACCACAGCCGAAAAAATTGCTCCTTTGTTCGATTTAAAGGGAGAAATCATTTCCGTAGAACCTTTTGGAAACGGGCATATTAACTATACTTTTTTGGTAAAAACCACTGAAGATGAGTATGTTCTTCAAGGAATCAACATCAACGTTTTTAAAAAGCCACACGCTATTATAAAAAACATAGAGTTACTTTGGGAAACAGTTTCAGATAACAACATCATTTTAAATATGTTACCTGTGAAAACGGGTGGCTACTCTGTAGAAACAGAAAATGCCGTTTGGAGAACCGTTCCCTTTGCAAAAAATTATGTTGCTTATGAGTTTGTAGAAGAAGCTTGGCAAGCAGAAAAAGCTGCTTCAGCTTATGCTACTTTCATCAAAACTTTTGAAAAAATTGATACTGACAAACTTCAGGATACTATCCCTGATTTTCATAACGGACCAAAACGTTTCCAGCAGTTGGAAGATGCTTATGCACAAGCAAAACCCGAACGCATCAAAAAAGCACAACATCTTTATGATTTTGCAAAATCACACAAAGTTATTTTCGATGAAGTGAAAAAAGCTGTTGATGAAAAACGCATTCCTATTCGTGTAACGCACAATGACACTAAAATCAATAACGTTCTGATTAACAAGGACAATCCTAATGATTTTAAAGTAATTGACTTGGATACGGTAATGCAAGGAATTTTGTTATACGATTTTGGAGATATGGTTCGCACCTCTGTCAGCCCAACCAATGAAAATGAATTGGATGACTCCAAAATTGTGTTCAATACATCGTTCTTTGAAGCCATTTGTAAAGGTTTCTCTGTAATGAAAAACGTAATGACCGAAACCGAAAAAGATATGATTTTGGATGGTGCTAAGTATATGATTTTCATCATCGGAGTTCGCTTCTTAACGGATTATTTTAATAATGATATTTACTTCAAAACTCACTTTGAAGATGAGAACTTCATTCGTGCGAGAAATCAATTCGTACTATTGCAACGCTTAGAAGAAAAAGAAGCCGAACTAAGAGAAATCACAGCAAAATGCTTTAAATAG
- a CDS encoding DUF5686 and carboxypeptidase-like regulatory domain-containing protein, translating to MMRIYFFTLLFFLPFFIFCQTNVSGKVIDEDGNPIPYANVIFPKTKIGTSTDENGKFSLYSEKKHREIEVSFIGYATNRVSLNKADVSNLVIVLAEGEILEEVTVVGKPKKALSKKENPAYPILKGIWKNKSKRGLQHSTAYEYKRHHSTELGLNNLDSIFLQTTLGGEYDTIRKILSEKKYKEHFSLPMYLKETVERVYENNISGKKRVDIEAERSQGIVQEGFGLERISRAFDEFEIYDNSYIILNKPFVGPLSEFGYGTYHYVLSDSISENNRMFYKIHFFPRSDEDLALEGFFTVDSKTFIIKSIEMKTTPKTNINMVRSLFFEKHFAIENDSVYYPIKEIQEGDFTLITKKEDEKGLYVHNEIYFSDVVINKPKPSAFYNEQTVRVSKNQFVKDNSYWNENAATSNRLSKTKTLIQEVGSNRRIKLIGDFMDIIGSGYISVGKYLKFGNFGQIFSRNDVEGGRLRAGFKTYISTEDRFRSYFYGAYGLRDHKFKYGISAKYLLTHSPRISFGASFQNDNLQLGSFVMHDDTRLDFGKTTNFIIARGENYYLTNNKKWQSSVTIGLHKNFEVSFFGAHQKTKPADEEHFSIAYKNPENQKIMNHYNDFSTGLVLSYTPKRNVYGYGVEQRFGKKLFSTYQFKYTKGVKGVFDSQFNYDKLQLLVQKPIPLFGYGLLLTSIEAGKIFGTVPLTVLSPTPANQSFSTAPNTFVLLDYYDFVTDTYINGYFEHHFEGLIFNRIPRIKNTRLRSLVFARFAYGTISDKNKDATISNVVFNAPNKLYWEYGFGIENIGLGNFRFIRLDFVWRSDFNDVNGVRNPKFGVRLGIAPVF from the coding sequence ATGATGAGAATATATTTTTTTACATTACTGTTCTTTCTTCCTTTTTTTATTTTCTGCCAAACAAATGTTTCAGGAAAAGTAATTGACGAAGACGGAAACCCTATTCCTTATGCCAATGTAATTTTTCCGAAAACAAAAATAGGCACCTCAACAGACGAAAACGGAAAATTTTCACTATATTCCGAAAAAAAGCACCGTGAAATTGAAGTCTCTTTTATTGGGTATGCTACTAATAGAGTATCTCTGAACAAAGCCGATGTAAGCAATTTGGTTATAGTACTGGCTGAAGGAGAGATACTTGAGGAAGTAACCGTTGTTGGCAAACCCAAAAAAGCTTTATCCAAAAAAGAAAATCCCGCATATCCTATTCTGAAAGGAATTTGGAAAAATAAATCAAAACGAGGCTTGCAACATTCCACAGCCTACGAATATAAAAGACATCATTCTACCGAACTGGGATTAAACAACTTAGATAGCATTTTTCTACAAACAACCTTAGGAGGAGAATACGATACCATACGAAAAATTCTTTCCGAAAAGAAGTACAAAGAACACTTTTCCCTTCCTATGTACTTAAAAGAAACTGTTGAAAGAGTTTATGAAAACAATATTTCGGGCAAAAAACGTGTGGATATTGAGGCTGAACGCTCACAAGGAATTGTTCAGGAAGGATTTGGTTTAGAACGAATTAGCCGAGCTTTCGATGAATTTGAAATTTATGACAATTCATATATTATTCTAAATAAACCCTTTGTGGGGCCTCTTTCCGAATTCGGCTACGGAACATACCATTATGTGCTAAGTGACTCTATTTCAGAGAATAACCGAATGTTCTATAAAATTCATTTCTTTCCAAGGTCAGATGAAGATTTGGCGTTAGAAGGCTTTTTTACTGTTGATAGTAAAACATTTATTATCAAATCAATAGAAATGAAAACAACGCCAAAAACAAACATCAATATGGTACGAAGTTTGTTCTTTGAAAAACATTTTGCTATTGAAAATGATTCTGTTTATTATCCTATAAAAGAAATACAAGAAGGTGATTTTACGCTAATTACAAAAAAAGAAGATGAAAAAGGATTGTATGTACACAATGAAATCTATTTTTCCGATGTGGTAATAAATAAGCCAAAACCTTCCGCCTTTTATAATGAACAAACCGTTAGAGTTTCTAAAAATCAGTTTGTTAAAGATAACTCATATTGGAACGAAAACGCTGCGACTTCCAACCGTTTGAGCAAAACAAAAACATTAATCCAAGAAGTTGGAAGCAATCGTCGCATAAAATTAATCGGAGACTTTATGGACATCATCGGTTCGGGATACATTTCTGTAGGAAAATATCTGAAATTTGGAAATTTCGGACAAATCTTCTCGCGAAATGATGTTGAAGGAGGAAGACTGCGAGCCGGATTCAAAACTTATATTTCAACCGAAGATAGATTTCGCTCGTATTTCTATGGAGCCTACGGATTGCGTGACCATAAATTCAAATACGGAATCAGTGCCAAGTATTTACTGACACATTCTCCACGTATCTCTTTCGGAGCTTCTTTCCAAAATGATAATTTGCAGTTAGGCAGCTTTGTAATGCACGACGATACTCGCTTGGATTTTGGGAAAACGACCAATTTTATCATCGCCCGAGGTGAAAATTATTATCTGACCAACAACAAAAAATGGCAGAGTTCCGTAACCATAGGGCTTCACAAAAATTTTGAAGTTTCATTCTTCGGTGCACATCAAAAGACAAAACCTGCTGATGAAGAACATTTTTCAATAGCTTACAAAAATCCTGAAAATCAGAAAATAATGAATCATTACAATGATTTCAGTACAGGTTTAGTTCTTTCATATACTCCGAAAAGAAACGTGTATGGTTACGGCGTTGAGCAACGTTTCGGGAAAAAGTTATTTTCAACTTACCAATTCAAATATACCAAAGGGGTGAAAGGCGTTTTTGACAGTCAATTCAATTACGACAAATTACAGCTTTTGGTACAAAAACCGATACCTCTTTTTGGTTACGGATTGCTTTTAACTTCAATCGAAGCGGGAAAAATATTTGGTACAGTGCCTTTAACTGTTTTGAGTCCAACTCCTGCAAATCAATCTTTTTCAACAGCTCCTAACACATTTGTGTTGCTGGATTATTACGATTTTGTAACAGATACTTACATTAATGGATATTTCGAACATCATTTTGAGGGACTGATTTTCAATAGAATACCTCGAATTAAAAATACAAGGCTACGAAGTTTGGTTTTTGCTCGTTTTGCTTACGGAACTATTTCTGATAAAAACAAAGACGCTACCATTTCAAATGTAGTTTTCAATGCTCCGAATAAGTTGTATTGGGAATACGGGTTCGGAATTGAAAATATTGGTTTGGGGAATTTCCGTTTCATACGTTTGGACTTTGTTTGGCGAAGTGATTTCAACGACGTGAACGGTGTCCGAAACCCGAAATTTGGAGTACGACTGGGAATCGCTCCTGTGTTCTAA